The Astyanax mexicanus isolate ESR-SI-001 chromosome 4, AstMex3_surface, whole genome shotgun sequence genome segment aaattcTATAAACATCATCCATGAATAAGAGTCATTTTgttgaacctgtaaaatccattgttaaattcagttcatgtttgtttctggtggaacgtgtcccaagtgacaaagtgaaaaatTTGTGTAGAATAAGGTGTTCTGTTCTAAAGATTTATGATTTGCGCTTTTTATTGCTGTGGGACAAATTTGcaatagttttctctcctgtgtgaatgcgctggtgttttttgagaggaccctgttgagtaaaacttttcccacagtctgagcagtgatacagtttttctcctgtgtgaatgcgctggtgttttttgaaattactctgttgagtaaaactcctcccacagtatgagcagtaatacggtttctctcctgtgtgaattaggggtgtcacgatctcgatattttatcgaaatcgaatcgaaatgaggtcacgatctcgagtatcgaagtcaaaaagaggatcgacgatccctcccgcgcgctacgcaaatagcgcagcgcgctacgcaaatggcgcggcaccaacacagcgcatcctattcatttaaatagagagagccactgcatgagcgcagtcggcgggagtgtgatcactgtttttatctgtccaacgggggagggggggcgggggttgggcgcgcaggttttgtatctgtatctaacggaggggtgggtgcgcgcaggtgagaacgtgtgaactcgctgaaatgcgtgtgtcagtgtgacttgagaacactgactatagatcacagtgaggtggattaaaaatcttaaacttataattgactacacctgttgctttccattgaattaaaaaaacatctttctctcagataaagtaaacacaagcgtgtttctgactaaaataaaagcttttcaggagagatataagttatgtgtaaatatttataagacaatacccacatcacttatctaaccagcctgtactgatttctgcccccaataatgctttcaataacctcttgtaacccctgggagccaggggttacactctaatagcctttaatagtcttcagtagcctttaaaagacttacctggcggccgtggtgtgtccactaaactccgtagttataaacatcctgaggttagcagcgcgctaactgacctgtttataatgtaatccgagcagtgcctccgtgtcggctgttctaacctgctgctgttagctgcttgggctgaaagatgaactgtagtgagctgtattatccggttagtggggttaaaacctttatttgtttacagaaacagtaaaaacggactggctgagctctgtagcccgtggctgggctgtactgaagtagtgactgagtgaagagagcggggcttgtgctgctgctgctagtggttggatgaagaactgcagcttcatgtaatgagcagtttcaccagccatccacacacagctctgataaactgcttgttttaatagtgcacactgttgctaccaaaaaaagtcactagatggcattaccatatatatcttaataaataataataataatatttataatatttataataataataataataataataaatatattatttaaattttatgaggcataaaataataacaagaaaaaaaaacaagaaaatcgagaatcgaatcgaatcgtgaccctcaaatcgaaaatgaaatcgaatcgaggatttagagaatcgtgacacccctagtgtgaatgtgctggtgcagtttgagattccTATGattagtaaaacttttcccacagtctgagcagtgatacggtttctctcctgtgtgaatgcgctgatgtattttgaaattactctgttgagtaaaactcctcccacagtatgagcagtaatacggtttctctcctgtgtgaatgcgctggtgttttttgagatgaccctgttcagaaaaactcctcctacagtctgagcaggaatatggtttctctcctgtgtgaatgcgctggtgttttttgagagtgcactgtttagtaaaactactcccacagtctgagcaggaatatggtttctctcctgtgtgaatgcgctggtgatttttgagagtactctgttgagtaaaactcaacccacagtctgagcagtgatacggtttctctcctgtgtgaatgcgctgatgatttttgagtttactctgattagtaaaactcttcccacagtccgagcagtaatatggtttctctcctgtgtgaatgcgctggtgatttttgagagtactctttcgattaaaactcttctcacagtctgtgcagtaatacggtttctctcctgtg includes the following:
- the LOC125801429 gene encoding zinc finger protein 271-like encodes the protein MKPSPDMEKHQHSVKSFTKQSDLKNHQRIHTGEKPYHCSDCGKSFNLQSTLKNHQRIHTGEKPYHCSDCGKSFNLQSTLKIHQRIHTGEKPYYCTDCEKSFNRKSTLKNHQRIHTGEKPYYCSDCGKSFTNQSKLKNHQRIHTGEKPYHCSDCGLSFTQQSTLKNHQRIHTGEKPYSCSDCGSSFTKQCTLKKHQRIHTGEKPYSCSDCRRSFSEQGHLKKHQRIHTGEKPYYCSYCGRSFTQQSNFKIHQRIHTGEKPYHCSDCGKSFTNHRNLKLHQHIHTRGVTIL